In the Micromonospora narathiwatensis genome, one interval contains:
- a CDS encoding P-loop NTPase family protein, producing the protein MSGPRRILVYGVYGAGKSTLAARLAERLGLPWYPVDDLLWQPGWVEVPVARQRSRIEGICQRDRWILDGAYHGWRDVPLARADLVVGLDYPRWFSFWRLLRRTGRRLVTGEEICNGNRESLGSVLSHDSILVWHVFAFARARRRMRAWQRDPYGPPVLLFRSPAELDRWLAGLPRR; encoded by the coding sequence ATGAGCGGGCCACGCCGGATCCTCGTCTACGGCGTGTACGGTGCCGGCAAGTCCACCCTCGCGGCGCGGTTGGCCGAGCGTCTCGGGTTGCCGTGGTATCCGGTCGACGACCTGCTCTGGCAGCCCGGCTGGGTGGAGGTGCCGGTCGCGCGCCAGCGTAGCCGGATCGAGGGGATCTGCCAGCGGGACCGCTGGATCCTCGACGGCGCGTACCACGGGTGGCGGGACGTGCCGCTGGCGCGCGCCGACCTGGTGGTCGGCCTCGACTACCCGCGCTGGTTCTCGTTCTGGCGGCTGCTGCGCCGCACCGGGCGCCGGCTGGTGACGGGGGAGGAGATCTGCAACGGCAACCGCGAGTCGCTGGGCAGCGTGCTGTCCCACGACTCGATTCTGGTGTGGCACGTCTTCGCGTTCGCCCGGGCCCGGCGGCGGATGCGGGCGTGGCAGCGGGACCCGTACGGACCGCCGGTGCTGCTGTTTCGTTCCCCGGCCGAGTTGGACCGCTGGCTGGCCGGGCTGCCCCGCCGGTGA
- a CDS encoding DMT family transporter, with amino-acid sequence MGEKSNTTARDRITGLALGGLGVLGFSMSLPATRIAVGEIDPWVVAFGRAVGAGLMAWAYLRVTGAPRPTAAQWRRLAVVAAGVVVGFPLFTSLALTTQTAAHGAVVITVLPAATAVFAVLRAGERPPPAFWIASGAGLAAALAFMVASSGVTGAATPTDLFLLAAVVLCGLGYAEGGSLARELGGARTICWALVLSLPVTVPVAAVAALVHPPRSDTAGWLGFGYLTVVSMFLGFFAWYAGLARGGIARIGQIQLAQPVLTLAWSALLLNEPVTPLAIGTSMLVLACVALTQRARGSGPAREHRPAADTSHPATRIATGTGADR; translated from the coding sequence ATGGGAGAGAAGAGTAACACTACTGCGCGGGATCGGATAACGGGCCTGGCCCTCGGCGGGCTGGGCGTTCTGGGTTTCAGCATGTCGCTGCCCGCCACCCGGATCGCGGTCGGCGAGATCGATCCCTGGGTCGTCGCCTTCGGCCGTGCCGTCGGGGCCGGCCTCATGGCGTGGGCGTACCTGCGCGTGACCGGGGCGCCGAGGCCGACCGCCGCGCAGTGGCGCCGCCTGGCGGTTGTCGCCGCGGGCGTCGTGGTCGGGTTTCCCCTGTTCACCTCGCTCGCCCTCACCACCCAGACCGCGGCACACGGTGCCGTCGTCATCACCGTGCTGCCGGCCGCGACGGCGGTGTTCGCCGTACTTCGGGCCGGGGAACGCCCGCCGCCGGCGTTCTGGATCGCCAGCGGAGCCGGACTGGCCGCGGCGCTCGCCTTCATGGTCGCCAGCAGCGGCGTGACGGGCGCCGCGACACCCACGGACCTGTTCCTGCTGGCCGCCGTCGTGCTGTGCGGCCTGGGGTACGCCGAGGGCGGCAGCCTGGCCCGCGAACTCGGGGGTGCCCGTACCATCTGCTGGGCGCTGGTCCTGTCCCTGCCGGTCACCGTGCCGGTCGCCGCGGTCGCCGCGCTCGTTCATCCACCGCGCTCCGACACCGCCGGGTGGCTCGGGTTCGGCTACCTGACCGTCGTGTCCATGTTCCTCGGCTTCTTCGCCTGGTACGCCGGACTGGCCCGCGGCGGCATCGCCCGCATCGGACAGATCCAGCTCGCCCAGCCGGTGCTCACCCTCGCCTGGTCGGCCCTGCTGCTCAACGAACCCGTCACGCCCCTGGCCATCGGGACCTCGATGCTCGTCCTGGCCTGTGTCGCCCTCACCCAGCGGGCCCGCGGCAGCGGGCCGGCCCGGGAACACCGGCCGGCCGCTGACACGTCTCATCCGGCAACGCGGATCGCCACGGGGACCGGTGCCGACCGATGA
- a CDS encoding aminotransferase-like domain-containing protein gives MNDDNAEVRVIQDLRARVAAAAPGTRLPSIRELTGRHRASPVTVTRAIRRLVADGLVEARPGRGTFVAARPDRQPLPDLSWQAVALGPRPAGEETMQALLAVARPGTIPLSSGYLDAELHPTAAIGAALARAARQPAAWQRGPVEGRQDLRAWFAREAGGGLRADDLVICPGGQAALSTAFRALTTPGDTVLVESPTYLGALAAARAAGLRVVPVPADGDGVRPELLATALARTGARLFYCQPLYANPHGAVLATARRTQVADAVRAAGAFLLEDDYARDLTIDGEPPPPLAADDPDGHVIYLRSLTKSVAPGLRVAAIGARGPAGARLRSARVLDDFFVAGPLQQAALDLVTSPAWARHLRALRKALRARRDALLAALRRHLPAVTPVCVPRGGLHLWAGLPDGLDDGELAVAAAAERVVVFPGRPWYAAEPPAPHLRLTFAAAPPDVLDEGVRRLARAVTALQTRP, from the coding sequence ATGAATGACGATAACGCAGAGGTACGCGTTATCCAAGATCTACGTGCCCGCGTCGCCGCCGCCGCACCCGGCACCCGGCTGCCCTCCATCAGGGAGCTGACCGGCCGTCATCGTGCCTCGCCGGTGACCGTGACGCGGGCGATCCGGAGACTCGTCGCCGACGGCCTCGTCGAGGCACGGCCGGGCCGGGGCACCTTCGTGGCCGCCCGCCCCGACCGGCAACCGTTACCGGACCTGTCGTGGCAGGCGGTCGCCCTCGGCCCCCGGCCCGCCGGCGAGGAGACGATGCAGGCTCTGCTCGCCGTCGCCCGTCCCGGCACGATCCCCCTCTCCAGCGGCTACCTCGACGCCGAGCTGCATCCGACCGCCGCGATCGGTGCCGCCCTGGCCCGGGCCGCCCGGCAGCCGGCCGCCTGGCAGCGCGGCCCGGTCGAGGGTCGACAGGATCTGCGGGCGTGGTTCGCCCGGGAGGCGGGGGGCGGGCTGCGCGCCGATGACCTGGTGATCTGCCCCGGCGGGCAGGCCGCGCTGTCGACGGCGTTCCGCGCCCTGACGACACCCGGTGACACCGTGCTGGTGGAGTCCCCGACGTACCTCGGCGCGCTCGCCGCCGCTCGCGCGGCCGGCCTGCGCGTGGTGCCCGTACCCGCCGACGGCGACGGCGTCCGGCCGGAGCTGCTCGCCACGGCGCTGGCGCGGACCGGTGCCCGGCTGTTCTACTGCCAGCCGCTGTACGCGAACCCGCACGGCGCGGTGCTCGCCACGGCGAGGCGTACCCAGGTGGCCGACGCGGTCCGGGCCGCCGGAGCGTTCCTGCTGGAGGACGACTACGCCCGGGATCTCACCATCGACGGCGAACCGCCCCCGCCGCTGGCCGCCGACGACCCCGACGGGCACGTGATCTACCTACGGTCGCTGACCAAATCGGTCGCGCCCGGTCTGCGGGTGGCCGCGATCGGCGCCCGCGGCCCCGCCGGAGCGCGGCTGCGTTCGGCCCGGGTCCTCGACGACTTCTTTGTGGCGGGGCCACTGCAGCAGGCCGCGCTGGACCTTGTCACCTCGCCCGCCTGGGCCCGTCATCTGCGCGCCCTGCGGAAGGCGTTGCGGGCCCGTCGTGACGCCCTGCTCGCGGCCCTGCGCCGGCACCTGCCGGCGGTCACGCCGGTCTGCGTACCCCGGGGTGGCCTGCACCTGTGGGCCGGCCTGCCCGACGGCCTGGACGACGGCGAACTGGCCGTCGCCGCGGCCGCCGAACGCGTCGTCGTCTTTCCCGGACGCCCCTGGTACGCCGCCGAACCGCCGGCCCCACATCTGCGCCTGACCTTCGCCGCGGCGCCACCTGACGTTCTCGACGAGGGCGTACGCCGACTCGCCCGAGCCGTCACCGCACTACAGACCCGTCCTTGA
- a CDS encoding metal-dependent hydrolase family protein: MSAAHPLSVVNAAIFDGVSAELAEGVIHIQDGVIVAVDDSRPAGQVIDARGGTVIPGLIDAHFHAYGTELDLLVLESSPLSYLSLAGARRLGAALGRGFTTVRDVAGGDPGLARAVTEGLIAAPRYLYTGAALSQTGGHGDPRPGDLDVCAGGAHLAEIVDGVDALRRAVRDRFRRGAHAIKIMASGGVVSLTDPIRIPQYSAAEIQAVTDEATRRGSYVAAHAYSPEAITHAVTNGVRTIEHGNLLDAPTADLMAEHGAFLVPTLAAYDAMERRGEQVGLSPIGQAKNREVLAAGQRAIELARAAGVPIGFGTDLMGTLEDEQLTGLRLQVEVEGVFETLRSATSVNAGMIGRPDLGRIAVGARADLVILPGDPFEEPSILWADPRHRTVVKDGSVVR, translated from the coding sequence ATGAGCGCGGCGCACCCGCTGAGTGTCGTCAACGCGGCCATCTTCGACGGCGTGTCGGCCGAGCTGGCCGAGGGCGTGATCCACATCCAGGACGGCGTCATCGTGGCGGTCGACGACTCCCGGCCGGCCGGCCAGGTGATCGACGCGCGTGGGGGCACGGTCATCCCCGGCCTCATCGACGCCCACTTCCACGCGTACGGCACCGAACTGGATCTGCTCGTGCTGGAGTCCAGCCCGCTCAGCTACCTCTCGCTGGCCGGGGCCCGTCGGCTCGGCGCCGCCCTCGGCCGAGGGTTCACCACCGTCCGGGACGTGGCGGGCGGCGATCCCGGCCTGGCGAGGGCCGTCACCGAGGGACTCATCGCGGCGCCGCGGTACCTGTACACCGGAGCGGCGCTGTCGCAGACCGGCGGGCACGGCGATCCCCGCCCGGGCGACCTGGACGTGTGCGCCGGCGGCGCGCACCTGGCCGAGATCGTGGACGGGGTCGACGCGCTGCGTCGCGCGGTCCGCGACCGGTTCCGCCGAGGCGCGCACGCCATCAAGATCATGGCCTCCGGCGGGGTGGTCTCGCTGACCGACCCGATCCGGATTCCACAGTATTCGGCGGCGGAGATCCAGGCGGTGACCGACGAGGCCACCCGGCGCGGCAGCTACGTCGCCGCCCACGCCTACTCGCCGGAGGCGATCACGCACGCCGTGACCAACGGCGTACGCACCATCGAGCACGGCAACCTGCTGGACGCGCCCACCGCCGACCTGATGGCGGAGCACGGTGCGTTCCTCGTGCCCACGCTGGCCGCGTACGACGCCATGGAGCGGCGCGGCGAACAGGTCGGACTCTCCCCGATCGGGCAGGCGAAGAACCGTGAGGTGCTGGCGGCCGGCCAGCGGGCGATCGAGTTGGCCCGGGCGGCCGGTGTGCCGATCGGGTTCGGCACCGATCTGATGGGCACGCTGGAGGACGAGCAACTCACCGGGCTGCGGCTCCAGGTCGAGGTCGAGGGGGTGTTCGAGACCCTGCGTTCCGCGACGTCCGTCAACGCCGGGATGATCGGCCGGCCCGACCTGGGACGCATCGCCGTGGGTGCGCGAGCCGACCTCGTCATCCTGCCCGGTGATCCGTTCGAGGAGCCGTCGATCCTGTGGGCGGACCCGCGACACCGCACGGTCGTCAAGGACGGGTCTGTAGTGCGGTGA
- a CDS encoding NAD-dependent epimerase/dehydratase family protein, giving the protein MAQPVLGSAPPKRVVVTGAAGKLGRAVVAHLRDVGVDVLAVDRAGGRDPRDVDGEFLLVDLTDYGQVVEAFTGGADEHAGRVEAIVHLAAVPAPGLLPNATTYANNSAATYNVFAAARAAGIKRVVWASSETVLGLPFDTPPPYAPVDEGYPPRPESTYSLNKALEEEMARHFCRWDPELVMVGLRFSNVMDVEDYARFPSFDADPRLRRWNLWGYIDARDGAQAVERALAHGRPGAEVFIIANADTVMSRSSASLMAEVYPGVEVRKQLGEHETLLSIDKARRVLGYEPRHSWRDHVDPAGR; this is encoded by the coding sequence ATGGCTCAACCCGTTCTCGGATCCGCACCTCCCAAGCGCGTCGTCGTCACCGGGGCCGCCGGCAAACTCGGTCGCGCCGTGGTCGCGCACCTGCGCGACGTGGGCGTGGACGTGCTGGCGGTGGACCGCGCCGGCGGGCGCGACCCCCGCGACGTCGACGGCGAGTTCCTCCTCGTCGACCTCACCGACTACGGGCAGGTGGTGGAGGCGTTCACCGGCGGCGCCGACGAGCACGCCGGCAGGGTCGAGGCGATCGTGCACCTGGCGGCGGTGCCGGCTCCCGGGCTGCTGCCCAACGCGACCACCTACGCGAACAACTCCGCGGCGACGTACAACGTCTTCGCGGCGGCCCGGGCAGCGGGGATCAAGCGGGTGGTGTGGGCGTCGAGCGAGACGGTGCTCGGGCTGCCGTTCGACACCCCGCCGCCGTACGCGCCGGTCGACGAGGGCTACCCGCCCCGCCCGGAGTCGACCTATTCCCTGAACAAGGCGCTCGAGGAGGAGATGGCGCGGCACTTCTGCCGGTGGGATCCCGAGCTGGTCATGGTCGGCCTGCGGTTCTCCAACGTCATGGACGTCGAGGACTACGCCCGGTTCCCGTCCTTCGACGCCGACCCACGGCTGCGCCGGTGGAACCTGTGGGGCTACATCGACGCCCGCGACGGGGCCCAGGCGGTCGAGCGGGCGCTCGCCCACGGCCGGCCCGGCGCCGAGGTCTTCATCATCGCCAACGCGGACACCGTGATGAGCCGGTCCAGCGCCAGCCTCATGGCCGAGGTCTACCCGGGTGTCGAGGTCCGCAAGCAGCTCGGCGAGCACGAGACCCTGCTCAGCATCGACAAGGCGCGGCGGGTGCTGGGCTACGAGCCGCGGCACTCCTGGCGGGACCACGTGGACCCCGCCGGCCGCTGA
- a CDS encoding glycosyl hydrolase family 18 protein, with the protein MSSPRPRHRSALAAGLLALATAGATLALTPAAADAAVLPNNFKSVGYMPSWSGSVNTIQYGKLTHINYAFALPNSDGSLRPVDNPSKLSSLVSLGHANNVKVSIAIGGWNDGDDSAFEALAANSGARGAFVTNVVNFVNQYNLDGVDIDWEYPDPGASANNYSLLMQQLSSALHSRGKLLTAAVVSEGYYVQGVPTAVFGYVDWLNIMAYDGGSPHANYDWSINSVNGWKSRGLPASKAVLGVPFYSRPGYYTYSALVGMDPANANRDCTTAGGAQQCYNGVPTIKRKTQWALANAGGMMNWELSQDTTGSTSLVSAIYDTVMGGTPPPSGRTGPITGIAGKCVDVAAAGTANGTAIQLYTCNGTAAQNWTVGTDGTLRALGKCADVTSGSTANGAKIQLWDCNGTGAQVWQAQSNGTLRNPQSNKCLDATDNSSADGTRLQIWDCFGGANQVWRLPA; encoded by the coding sequence ATGTCCTCACCACGCCCCCGCCACCGTTCCGCCCTGGCCGCCGGCCTGCTCGCGCTGGCCACCGCCGGCGCCACCCTGGCCCTCACCCCGGCCGCCGCCGACGCCGCGGTCCTGCCCAACAACTTCAAGAGCGTCGGCTACATGCCATCCTGGAGCGGCAGCGTCAACACCATCCAGTACGGCAAGCTCACCCACATCAACTACGCGTTCGCGCTGCCCAACAGCGACGGCAGCCTGCGCCCGGTGGACAACCCCAGCAAACTCTCCTCGCTGGTGTCGCTCGGGCACGCCAACAACGTCAAGGTGTCGATCGCGATCGGCGGCTGGAACGACGGCGACGACTCCGCCTTCGAGGCCCTCGCCGCCAACTCCGGCGCCCGGGGCGCGTTCGTCACCAACGTGGTCAACTTCGTCAACCAGTACAACCTCGACGGCGTCGACATCGACTGGGAGTACCCCGACCCCGGTGCCTCGGCCAACAACTACTCGCTGTTGATGCAGCAGCTCAGCAGCGCGCTGCACAGCCGCGGCAAGCTGCTCACCGCCGCCGTGGTCTCGGAGGGCTACTACGTGCAGGGCGTACCGACGGCGGTGTTCGGCTACGTCGACTGGCTCAACATCATGGCGTACGACGGCGGCAGCCCACACGCCAACTACGACTGGTCGATCAACAGCGTGAACGGGTGGAAGTCGCGCGGTCTGCCGGCCAGCAAGGCGGTGCTCGGCGTGCCCTTCTACAGCCGGCCCGGCTACTACACCTATTCCGCGCTGGTCGGCATGGACCCGGCGAACGCCAACCGGGACTGCACCACCGCCGGTGGCGCGCAGCAGTGCTACAACGGCGTACCGACCATCAAGCGCAAGACCCAGTGGGCGCTGGCCAACGCCGGCGGCATGATGAACTGGGAACTCTCCCAGGACACCACCGGCTCGACCTCGCTGGTCAGCGCGATCTACGACACGGTCATGGGCGGCACCCCGCCGCCGAGCGGGCGGACCGGCCCGATCACCGGCATCGCCGGCAAGTGTGTCGACGTGGCCGCGGCCGGCACCGCCAACGGCACCGCCATCCAGCTCTACACCTGCAACGGCACCGCCGCGCAGAACTGGACCGTGGGCACCGACGGCACGCTCCGCGCCCTGGGCAAGTGCGCCGACGTGACCAGCGGCTCCACCGCCAACGGGGCGAAGATCCAGCTCTGGGACTGCAACGGCACCGGCGCCCAGGTCTGGCAGGCCCAGTCCAACGGCACGCTGCGCAACCCGCAGTCGAACAAGTGCCTGGACGCCACGGACAACAGCTCCGCCGACGGCACCCGCCTGCAGATCTGGGACTGTTTCGGCGGTGCCAACCAGGTCTGGCGCCTGCCGGCCTGA